The following are encoded together in the Paludisphaera mucosa genome:
- a CDS encoding Calx-beta domain-containing protein, producing MLIARLIPGRRRPAASRTVSRPIRPAVEPMERRELLASALTIGNPRVVEGTGGAGPAMSFTVSLLIPSTVPVTVSYNTADRTARAGSDYVAASGTLTFAPGELAKSVPVTIVPDALPEPTESFTMNLSNPINAILSGATGLGSIVDDDTAVAPALSVADVRMSRGLGGSRTMSFTIALNAAQAAPVTVTAATGNWSAVAGVDYAASTQVFTFAPGETSKTFSVTIYGTPTPVAEKKFLVRLSGTAAALARGTAAGTLVFGA from the coding sequence ATGCTTATCGCGCGCCTCATCCCCGGACGTCGCCGCCCGGCCGCCAGCCGCACCGTCTCCCGTCCCATCCGCCCGGCCGTCGAACCGATGGAGCGGCGCGAGCTGCTGGCGTCGGCCCTGACGATCGGCAACCCCCGGGTCGTCGAGGGGACCGGGGGCGCCGGCCCCGCGATGAGCTTCACCGTCTCGCTGCTGATCCCCTCGACGGTCCCGGTGACGGTCTCCTACAACACGGCCGACCGGACCGCCCGGGCGGGGTCGGACTACGTCGCGGCCTCCGGGACGCTGACGTTCGCCCCCGGCGAGCTCGCCAAGTCCGTGCCCGTGACGATCGTGCCCGACGCGCTCCCCGAGCCGACCGAGTCGTTCACGATGAACCTCTCGAACCCGATCAACGCCATCCTCTCGGGCGCGACCGGCCTGGGCTCGATCGTCGACGACGACACGGCGGTGGCCCCGGCGTTGTCGGTGGCCGACGTGCGGATGAGTCGGGGGCTGGGAGGCAGCCGGACGATGAGCTTCACGATCGCGTTGAACGCGGCGCAGGCGGCGCCCGTGACGGTGACCGCGGCGACGGGGAACTGGTCGGCCGTCGCGGGCGTGGACTACGCGGCGAGCACGCAGGTGTTCACGTTCGCCCCCGGCGAGACGAGCAAGACGTTCTCGGTGACGATCTACGGGACGCCCACGCCGGTCGCCGAGAAGAAGTTCCTGGTGAGGTTGAGCGGCACCGCCGCGGCCCTCGCCCGCGGCACCGCCGCGGGCACGCTGGTCTTCGGCGCCTGA
- a CDS encoding BlaI/MecI/CopY family transcriptional regulator — protein MARPPEPALTGREAEVMEAVWRLGEATADQVREALPEPLHDSTVRTLLRVLEGKGYLAHEARGKAYVYRAAVERTKAQRKALGSLLARFFGGSAEDLVLRLIEDEQITPEQLDALRRGVPEPAKAKPARRRKDGGGSEGGRI, from the coding sequence ATGGCGCGACCGCCGGAGCCGGCGTTGACGGGGCGTGAGGCCGAGGTTATGGAGGCGGTGTGGCGGCTGGGCGAGGCGACGGCGGATCAGGTCCGCGAGGCGCTCCCCGAGCCGCTGCACGATTCGACCGTGCGGACTCTCCTGAGGGTGCTGGAGGGGAAGGGGTACCTCGCCCACGAGGCCCGGGGCAAAGCGTACGTCTACCGCGCCGCGGTCGAGCGGACGAAGGCCCAGCGTAAGGCGCTCGGCAGCCTGCTGGCGCGGTTCTTCGGCGGCTCGGCCGAGGACCTGGTGCTGCGGCTGATCGAGGACGAGCAGATCACCCCGGAACAGCTCGACGCGCTCCGGCGAGGGGTGCCCGAGCCGGCGAAGGCGAAACCCGCAAGGCGGCGGAAAGACGGCGGTGGGTCGGAAGGAGGACGGATATGA
- a CDS encoding UvrB/UvrC motif-containing protein, which produces MRKDLDDVIQGWPYDPEPGEVLAREVRARDGRNVVQIRIELGVLQLEVAGRPDGSRPHGATTYLDYLRYHAANRTPGDGPGPGWTMAQHHCVEADREFVQFYHRRMAWLSLRRYELAIRDSDHTLALMDFVRKHGADEDYIASHEQFRGLVQFHRAQAQAAMALERRRPEEAIDALRDGVEKLLLHQRTWWEERDATESPNPSLIEQLRLNEQEIRRNFAVEKTLREQLDEAVAREDYEQAARLRDQIRAQAKTRR; this is translated from the coding sequence ATGCGGAAGGATTTGGACGACGTCATCCAGGGGTGGCCGTACGACCCCGAGCCGGGCGAGGTTCTGGCGCGCGAGGTCCGGGCCCGCGACGGCCGCAACGTCGTGCAGATCCGGATCGAACTCGGCGTGCTCCAGCTCGAGGTCGCCGGTCGTCCCGACGGCTCGCGGCCTCACGGAGCGACGACTTATCTGGATTACCTCCGCTACCACGCCGCCAACCGGACGCCCGGCGACGGTCCCGGACCAGGCTGGACGATGGCCCAGCATCACTGCGTCGAGGCCGACCGGGAGTTCGTCCAGTTCTACCATCGCCGGATGGCGTGGCTGTCGCTCCGCCGGTATGAGCTGGCGATCCGCGATTCCGATCACACGCTGGCGCTGATGGATTTCGTCCGAAAACATGGCGCGGACGAAGATTACATCGCCTCGCACGAGCAGTTTCGGGGCCTCGTCCAGTTCCACAGGGCCCAGGCGCAGGCGGCCATGGCCCTGGAACGACGGCGGCCCGAGGAGGCCATCGACGCTCTCCGCGACGGCGTCGAAAAGCTCCTTCTCCATCAGCGTACCTGGTGGGAAGAGCGTGACGCGACTGAATCGCCCAATCCCTCGCTCATCGAGCAGCTTCGGCTCAATGAGCAGGAAATCCGCCGGAACTTCGCCGTCGAGAAGACGCTGCGCGAGCAGCTCGACGAGGCGGTCGCACGCGAAGATTACGAGCAGGCGGCCCGCCTCCGCGACCAGATCCGCGCCCAGGCCAAGACTCGCCGCTGA
- a CDS encoding DoxX family protein, with product MTSETPTPDVARGAFWTGRVLSGLAIVFLLLDGVMKIARAQPVLEASAELQIPLRVVPGLGVVLVVATLIYALPRTSVLGAILLTGYLGGATWTHVRMGGPAFPVVFPSLIAAFVWGGLYLREPRLRSLIPLRNPRG from the coding sequence ATGACAAGCGAAACTCCGACGCCCGACGTCGCACGAGGCGCCTTCTGGACCGGACGCGTCCTGTCGGGTCTTGCCATCGTCTTCTTGCTGCTCGACGGCGTCATGAAGATCGCCAGGGCGCAGCCGGTCCTGGAGGCGAGCGCCGAGCTGCAAATCCCCTTGCGGGTCGTTCCCGGGCTCGGCGTCGTGCTGGTGGTCGCGACCCTGATCTACGCCCTGCCCCGGACGTCGGTCCTGGGCGCGATCCTGCTGACCGGTTATCTCGGCGGCGCGACCTGGACCCACGTTCGGATGGGAGGTCCGGCGTTCCCGGTCGTATTTCCGAGCCTCATCGCGGCCTTCGTCTGGGGCGGGCTGTATCTCCGCGAGCCTCGCCTACGGTCGCTCATCCCGCTGCGAAACCCGCGCGGGTAA
- a CDS encoding Calx-beta domain-containing protein, with product MMIQRFVPGRRRSVAPRATTLRTRPAVEPMERRELLASALTIGNPRVVEGTGGAGPAMSFTVSLLIPSTVPVTVSYNTADRTARAGSDYVAASGTLTFAPGELAKSVPVTIVPDALPEPTESFTMNLSNPINAILSGATGLGSIVDDDTAVAPALSVADVRMSRGLGGSRTMSFTIALNAAQAAPVTVTAATGNWSAVAGVDYAASTQVFTFAPGETSKTFSVTIYGTPTPVAEKKFLVRLRGTTAALARGTAAGTLVFGA from the coding sequence ATGATGATTCAACGCTTCGTACCCGGTCGTCGACGATCGGTCGCCCCTCGTGCCACCACGCTCCGCACACGCCCGGCCGTCGAACCGATGGAGCGGCGCGAGCTGCTGGCGTCGGCCCTGACGATCGGCAACCCCCGGGTCGTCGAGGGGACCGGGGGCGCCGGCCCCGCGATGAGCTTCACCGTCTCGCTGCTGATCCCCTCGACGGTCCCGGTGACGGTCTCCTACAACACGGCCGACCGGACCGCCCGGGCGGGGTCGGACTACGTCGCGGCCTCCGGGACGCTGACGTTCGCCCCCGGCGAGCTCGCCAAGTCCGTGCCCGTGACGATCGTGCCCGACGCGCTCCCCGAGCCGACCGAGTCGTTCACGATGAACCTCTCGAACCCGATCAACGCCATCCTCTCGGGCGCGACCGGCCTGGGCTCGATCGTCGACGACGACACGGCGGTGGCCCCGGCGTTGTCGGTGGCCGACGTGCGGATGAGTCGGGGGCTGGGAGGCAGCCGGACGATGAGCTTCACGATCGCGTTGAACGCGGCGCAGGCGGCGCCCGTGACGGTGACCGCGGCGACGGGGAACTGGTCGGCCGTCGCGGGCGTGGACTACGCGGCGAGCACGCAGGTGTTCACGTTCGCCCCCGGCGAGACGAGCAAGACGTTCTCGGTGACGATCTACGGGACGCCCACGCCGGTCGCCGAGAAGAAGTTCCTGGTGAGGTTGAGAGGCACCACCGCGGCCCTCGCCCGCGGCACCGCCGCGGGCACGCTGGTCTTCGGCGCCTGA
- a CDS encoding PEP-CTERM sorting domain-containing protein: MKTVRSLCLLAAFAAAVIAAPATHAGPVPVDFGTTGTFNGSNDTFYDAGGNNIISFDGLGLKTINLDTTSPTVSTTNFGSFDTTLFNSTAEITFSVSFALTIQQLNPTPSGSDIIVFTGTIAGSLSNGTSSLTLTFDPPLFQTIAGSPDVKYSIISADTGIPGTVAIAPNLSGGATTIQGRVEISAVPEPSTIALAGLAAPMVLMYRRRSLRTV, from the coding sequence ATGAAGACCGTCCGCTCGCTCTGCCTTCTCGCCGCCTTCGCCGCTGCCGTCATCGCCGCCCCCGCCACCCACGCCGGGCCCGTCCCGGTCGACTTCGGCACCACGGGCACCTTCAACGGCTCCAACGACACGTTCTACGACGCCGGCGGCAACAACATCATCTCGTTCGACGGCCTGGGTCTCAAGACGATCAACCTCGACACCACAAGCCCAACGGTTTCCACCACCAACTTCGGGTCGTTCGACACGACCCTATTCAACTCGACCGCCGAGATCACCTTCTCCGTGAGCTTCGCGTTGACGATCCAGCAGCTGAACCCGACCCCGAGCGGGAGCGACATCATCGTTTTCACCGGAACGATCGCGGGATCGCTGAGCAACGGCACCAGCAGCCTCACGCTGACGTTCGACCCGCCGTTGTTCCAGACGATCGCCGGCAGCCCCGACGTCAAGTACTCCATCATCTCGGCCGACACGGGCATCCCCGGCACCGTCGCCATCGCCCCGAACTTGAGCGGCGGGGCCACGACCATTCAGGGCCGGGTGGAGATTTCCGCGGTCCCCGAGCCCTCGACGATCGCCCTCGCCGGCCTCGCCGCCCCGATGGTGCTGATGTATCGCCGCCGGTCGCTCCGGACGGTCTGA
- a CDS encoding zinc-dependent metalloprotease has protein sequence MDLLKRLPGAALAAALLAGLTSGPGAIGQEPARPGDPAANKPAEPKKFQDFHELTKDAKKYEGFLTLHEKEQHLYAEIKPGQLDQPILAPIVIARGSASAGNPLNFGDEWVLSFRRIDDKLQLVRRNVHFTAASGTPLEKAVKQNYTDSILMALPILSISPASGALVVDLGDVFMGDFAQVGLGSIDKNRSRWFKIRAYPNNVEIQVEATFTGGRFGSMFFGGGASPVVDPRGMTMVIHYSLCKAPESGYKPRLADYRVGHFLNAVTDYSQANPDTDAKRMINRWRLEKSDPKAKLSPPKKQIVWWIEDNVPLEHRPYVEQGILEWNKAFEKIGFLNAMAVRWQNEQDDFEPEDINYCTLRWITTGSTYAMSGLRSDPMTGEMIDGDVIFDASWIKTWKEEYAMIVGVPTPVAQGGDTESVVPLAMAEVVSPIMASKQGFGLPVPPPGSRRDAVQRAARVGLPTASGASAAMALDVVPIGWDPIQAQLYRRMSQGRLASCNYSAAKSSEMRFASLALASLAAEEAKKDGDKDKKPEEPKLPEGFLGQAIKEVVMHEVGHSLGLRHNFKASVMLRPEEVNDTNVTHAKGMAGSVMDYNPINVAPKGQKQGDYASTTIGPYDYWAIEYAYKPIDGDEAAELKKVAAKSPDPDLTFATDDDFYNYDPQVNTYDLTNDTLAYGRQRMEMAAELLKDLDKKVVRDDESWSRLRSAFGACVSQFGNGAYLAAEYIGGQSVSRDFKGSEKAKDPVVPVAGDKQREALKLLVDRILSDKAFQFSPALLRKLVRESWQDHGFSLSGGVGYPIYGAILNIQGIALDECLAASTLQRLQNQEAQSEPGANPLKIEEVFRSFTDGVFSELAPPPAGPSPTSISTIRRNLQREYVKRLSTMVLGPKSNDGMLSMYSYVILLGGSSEVPPDAKNLARLHLDEIARKIDEAVARKEPKIDDTTLAHLKELRHRIDQVLKASLNANEP, from the coding sequence ATGGATTTGTTGAAGCGTTTGCCGGGAGCCGCGCTCGCCGCGGCGCTCCTGGCCGGCCTGACGAGCGGGCCGGGGGCGATCGGTCAGGAGCCGGCCAGGCCCGGCGATCCGGCGGCGAACAAGCCGGCCGAGCCCAAGAAGTTCCAGGACTTCCACGAGCTGACCAAGGACGCCAAGAAGTACGAGGGCTTCCTGACCCTTCACGAGAAGGAGCAGCACCTCTACGCCGAGATCAAGCCGGGCCAGCTCGACCAGCCGATCCTCGCGCCCATCGTGATCGCCCGGGGCTCCGCCAGCGCGGGCAACCCGCTGAACTTCGGCGACGAGTGGGTGCTCTCCTTCCGCCGCATCGACGACAAGCTCCAGCTCGTCCGCCGCAACGTGCACTTCACGGCGGCCTCGGGGACGCCGCTGGAGAAGGCGGTCAAGCAGAACTACACCGACTCGATCCTGATGGCGCTGCCGATCCTCAGCATCAGCCCCGCCAGCGGCGCGCTCGTGGTGGACCTGGGCGACGTCTTCATGGGCGACTTCGCCCAGGTCGGGCTGGGTTCGATCGACAAGAACCGCTCGCGCTGGTTCAAGATCCGGGCGTATCCCAACAACGTCGAGATCCAGGTCGAGGCCACCTTCACCGGGGGGCGTTTCGGGTCGATGTTCTTCGGCGGGGGGGCCTCGCCGGTGGTCGACCCGCGGGGGATGACGATGGTCATCCACTACAGCCTCTGCAAGGCGCCCGAGTCCGGGTACAAGCCCCGGCTGGCGGATTACCGGGTCGGCCACTTCCTCAACGCCGTCACCGACTACAGCCAGGCGAACCCCGACACCGACGCCAAGCGGATGATCAACCGTTGGCGGCTGGAGAAGTCCGACCCCAAGGCCAAGCTCTCGCCCCCCAAGAAGCAGATCGTCTGGTGGATCGAGGACAACGTCCCGCTCGAGCACCGGCCGTACGTGGAGCAGGGGATCCTCGAGTGGAACAAGGCGTTCGAGAAGATCGGCTTCCTCAACGCCATGGCCGTCCGCTGGCAGAACGAGCAGGACGACTTCGAGCCCGAGGACATCAACTACTGCACCCTGCGCTGGATCACCACGGGGTCGACGTACGCGATGTCCGGCCTGCGCAGCGACCCGATGACGGGCGAGATGATCGACGGCGACGTCATCTTCGACGCCAGCTGGATCAAGACCTGGAAGGAAGAGTACGCGATGATCGTCGGCGTGCCGACGCCCGTCGCGCAGGGCGGCGATACGGAGTCGGTGGTGCCGCTGGCGATGGCCGAGGTGGTCAGCCCGATCATGGCGAGCAAGCAGGGCTTCGGCCTGCCCGTGCCGCCGCCGGGCTCGCGCCGCGACGCCGTCCAGCGGGCCGCGCGGGTCGGCTTGCCCACGGCTTCGGGCGCGTCGGCCGCGATGGCGCTCGACGTCGTCCCCATCGGCTGGGATCCGATCCAGGCGCAGCTCTACCGCCGCATGAGCCAGGGCCGGCTGGCGAGCTGCAATTACTCCGCCGCCAAGTCGAGCGAGATGCGGTTCGCGTCGCTCGCCCTGGCCAGCCTCGCCGCCGAGGAGGCGAAGAAGGATGGCGACAAGGACAAGAAGCCCGAGGAGCCCAAACTCCCCGAGGGCTTCCTGGGCCAGGCGATCAAGGAAGTCGTGATGCACGAGGTCGGCCACTCGCTGGGCCTGCGGCACAACTTCAAGGCGAGCGTCATGCTCCGCCCTGAAGAAGTCAACGACACGAACGTCACCCACGCCAAGGGGATGGCCGGCAGCGTGATGGACTACAACCCCATCAACGTCGCGCCCAAGGGCCAGAAGCAGGGCGACTACGCCTCGACGACCATCGGCCCCTACGACTACTGGGCCATCGAGTACGCCTACAAGCCGATCGACGGCGACGAGGCGGCCGAGTTGAAGAAGGTCGCCGCCAAGTCCCCCGACCCCGACCTGACCTTCGCCACCGACGACGACTTCTACAACTACGACCCCCAGGTCAACACCTACGACCTCACCAACGACACCCTCGCCTACGGCCGCCAGCGCATGGAGATGGCCGCCGAGCTGCTGAAGGACCTGGACAAGAAAGTCGTCCGCGACGACGAGTCGTGGAGCCGCCTGCGGTCGGCCTTCGGGGCCTGCGTCAGCCAGTTCGGCAACGGCGCCTATCTCGCGGCCGAGTACATCGGCGGCCAGTCGGTCAGCCGCGACTTCAAGGGGTCGGAGAAGGCGAAGGACCCGGTCGTCCCCGTCGCCGGCGACAAGCAGCGCGAGGCGCTCAAGCTCCTCGTCGACCGCATCCTGTCGGACAAGGCGTTCCAGTTCTCGCCGGCCTTGCTCCGCAAGCTGGTCCGCGAGTCGTGGCAGGATCACGGCTTCTCCCTGTCCGGCGGCGTGGGCTATCCCATCTACGGGGCGATCCTGAACATCCAGGGGATCGCCCTCGACGAGTGCCTCGCCGCGTCGACCCTCCAGCGGCTCCAGAACCAGGAGGCCCAGAGCGAGCCGGGCGCCAACCCGCTGAAGATCGAGGAGGTCTTCCGCTCGTTCACCGACGGCGTCTTCTCGGAGCTGGCCCCGCCGCCGGCCGGGCCCTCGCCGACGTCGATCTCGACCATCCGCCGCAACCTCCAGCGCGAGTACGTCAAGCGCCTGAGCACGATGGTCCTGGGCCCCAAGAGCAATGACGGCATGCTGTCGATGTACAGCTACGTCATCCTCCTCGGCGGCTCCTCCGAAGTCCCCCCCGACGCCAAGAACCTGGCCCGGCTGCACCTCGACGAGATCGCCCGCAAGATCGACGAGGCCGTCGCCCGCAAGGAGCCGAAGATCGACGACACGACCCTGGCCCACCTCAAGGAGCTGCGCCACCGGATCGACCAGGTCCTCAAGGCCAGCCTCAACGCCAACGAGCCCTGA
- a CDS encoding dihydroorotate dehydrogenase electron transfer subunit, giving the protein MSEAPSPSRALMRPAATVLENQEVARGTFRLRIADPEIARRILPGQFVMVRAAAEGTDDPLLGRPFALYDVQHDSSGKPTSFEVVYLVIGRGTDSLSRRRPGDRVDVWGPLGNGFGPSPGPGSALFVAGGIGQTPFLALGRDWLGKATYGDPSDSGRATTVSSATLLYGVRSAGLLAGVEDFERAGIGVEIATDDGSAGRHGFVTQLLADRFEAGDRPAKVVACGPPPMLAGVARLTQAHGVACDVSLENHMACGFGACFSCVTPILQDDGRPDLRRVCVEGPVFPADRVDWSRPSH; this is encoded by the coding sequence ATGAGCGAGGCCCCTAGCCCCAGCCGGGCCCTGATGCGTCCCGCCGCGACCGTCCTGGAGAACCAGGAGGTCGCGCGGGGCACGTTCCGGCTCCGGATCGCCGACCCCGAGATCGCCCGGCGGATCCTCCCCGGCCAGTTCGTGATGGTCCGCGCGGCGGCCGAAGGGACCGACGACCCCCTGCTCGGCCGGCCGTTCGCCCTCTACGACGTCCAGCACGACTCCTCCGGGAAACCGACCTCGTTCGAGGTCGTCTACCTCGTGATCGGCCGGGGCACCGACTCGCTGTCGCGCCGCAGACCCGGTGACCGGGTCGACGTCTGGGGCCCGCTCGGCAACGGGTTCGGCCCCTCGCCCGGCCCCGGTTCGGCCCTCTTCGTGGCCGGCGGCATCGGCCAGACGCCCTTCCTGGCCCTGGGTCGAGACTGGCTCGGCAAAGCGACTTACGGCGACCCCTCCGATTCCGGGAGAGCGACGACGGTCTCCTCCGCCACGCTCCTTTACGGCGTCCGATCGGCCGGATTGCTGGCCGGCGTCGAGGATTTCGAGCGCGCGGGGATCGGCGTCGAGATCGCGACCGACGACGGCTCGGCCGGTCGCCACGGGTTCGTCACCCAACTCCTGGCCGATCGGTTCGAAGCCGGTGACCGGCCCGCGAAGGTCGTCGCCTGCGGCCCCCCGCCCATGCTTGCGGGGGTCGCCCGGCTGACCCAGGCGCACGGCGTCGCCTGCGACGTTTCCCTGGAGAATCACATGGCCTGCGGCTTCGGGGCCTGCTTCAGCTGCGTCACCCCGATCCTCCAGGACGACGGCCGACCCGACCTGCGTCGAGTCTGCGTCGAGGGCCCGGTCTTCCCGGCCGACAGGGTCGACTGGTCTCGACCGTCGCACTGA
- a CDS encoding pseudouridine synthase has translation MAERRSYQGGGKGRPPRKEGGGPKPPGGPLRSLSGSGPKPKRFGPGGKPGRPGAGPGQGQGPPPGGYSDRKGPRRPSGDLTPRKPRRDQVASSPENEKGERLQKVLAQAGLGSRRACEEYILQGRVTVDGKTVKELGARVHPGQAAIAVDGEKLKAERHVYYAVNKPKGYVSTNEDPAGRPRVVDLLPEVPERVYTVGRLDEESTGLMLLTNDGDLANRLAHPRYGVEKVYRAVVAGTPSPDILARLTDGVWLSDGKVRAKRTRIVSSQGEATVLELVLAEGKKREIRRMLAKFGHKVMTLTRVSIGPISLKGLLVGEARPLSRTEVDMLRKVASGVNISPPRDLSSDARPRGRSPRPNQHQGQDRYQGPGRPPGRPRPVGDRYPNPSLAQGQEVDIEALGPPPSQRRGGPPQGRPDGPRGAKPERSPSGVRPPRPHFDEGTEGPPPRPAGAGRQGYRPEGGPPSRPQGNRPDGPPPRRQAYRPEGGPPSRPQGYRSEGPPPRPQGYRPAGGPPQRPQAYRPDGPPQGPRPGGPVGRPEGPPPSQRPARPAAGTRPGPSGPRPPGAIRIPRPAGPPPSKRPPVDSGPPPTSEPKGRRIIGLDPQVYRATNDASGPAPPSKRPMPKRRPLRKAAGVKRKRPGDEA, from the coding sequence ATGGCGGAGCGACGATCATATCAGGGCGGCGGTAAAGGCCGACCGCCTCGCAAGGAAGGGGGCGGTCCGAAACCGCCGGGCGGGCCGCTGCGCAGCCTCTCGGGGTCCGGCCCCAAGCCCAAGCGATTCGGCCCGGGCGGCAAGCCGGGTCGACCCGGTGCGGGCCCCGGGCAAGGTCAAGGACCGCCGCCGGGCGGGTACAGCGATCGCAAGGGGCCGCGCCGGCCTTCGGGCGATCTCACGCCCCGGAAACCCCGGCGCGACCAGGTCGCGTCGAGCCCCGAGAACGAGAAGGGCGAACGCCTGCAGAAGGTCCTCGCCCAGGCCGGGCTGGGCTCGCGCCGCGCGTGCGAGGAGTACATCCTCCAGGGTCGCGTCACGGTCGACGGCAAGACGGTCAAGGAGCTGGGCGCGCGAGTGCATCCCGGCCAGGCGGCCATCGCCGTCGACGGCGAGAAGCTCAAGGCCGAGCGCCACGTCTATTACGCCGTGAACAAGCCCAAGGGATACGTCTCCACCAACGAAGACCCGGCCGGCCGCCCGCGGGTCGTCGACCTGCTGCCCGAAGTCCCCGAGCGCGTCTACACCGTGGGTCGGCTCGACGAGGAGAGCACGGGCCTGATGCTGTTGACGAACGACGGCGACCTCGCCAACCGCCTCGCCCATCCGCGATACGGGGTGGAGAAGGTCTATCGCGCGGTCGTCGCGGGCACCCCCAGCCCCGACATCCTGGCCCGGCTCACCGACGGCGTCTGGCTCTCGGACGGCAAGGTCCGGGCCAAGCGCACCCGGATCGTCTCCTCCCAGGGCGAGGCGACCGTGCTGGAACTCGTCCTGGCCGAAGGCAAGAAGCGCGAGATCCGCCGGATGCTGGCCAAGTTCGGCCACAAGGTCATGACGCTGACCCGCGTCTCCATCGGCCCGATCAGCCTCAAGGGGCTGCTCGTCGGCGAGGCCCGGCCGCTCTCGCGGACCGAGGTCGACATGCTCCGCAAGGTCGCCTCCGGCGTGAACATCTCGCCGCCCCGCGACCTCTCCAGCGACGCCCGCCCCCGGGGCCGCAGTCCGCGCCCCAACCAGCACCAGGGCCAGGACCGCTATCAGGGCCCGGGCCGACCTCCGGGCCGACCGCGGCCCGTGGGGGATCGCTACCCGAACCCCAGCCTGGCCCAGGGGCAGGAGGTCGACATCGAGGCCCTCGGCCCGCCGCCTTCACAGCGACGCGGGGGACCTCCCCAGGGTCGTCCCGACGGTCCCCGCGGCGCGAAGCCGGAACGCTCGCCGAGCGGCGTCCGCCCGCCGCGGCCCCACTTTGACGAGGGGACCGAGGGCCCGCCCCCGCGACCGGCCGGCGCAGGTCGCCAGGGCTATCGTCCCGAAGGCGGCCCGCCGTCGCGCCCGCAGGGTAACCGTCCCGATGGACCGCCCCCGCGCCGCCAGGCCTACCGCCCCGAGGGGGGCCCACCTTCTCGCCCCCAAGGCTATCGATCCGAAGGCCCGCCGCCCCGCCCGCAGGGATACCGCCCCGCGGGGGGACCGCCGCAGCGGCCCCAGGCGTATCGCCCCGACGGGCCGCCGCAGGGGCCTCGGCCCGGAGGCCCGGTGGGTCGACCCGAAGGCCCCCCGCCGTCGCAGCGGCCGGCCCGGCCCGCAGCCGGCACCCGTCCCGGTCCTTCCGGGCCGCGGCCGCCGGGAGCGATCCGCATCCCTCGGCCGGCGGGTCCGCCGCCCTCGAAGCGGCCGCCGGTCGACTCGGGTCCGCCGCCGACATCCGAGCCGAAGGGCCGCCGGATCATCGGGCTCGACCCCCAGGTCTACCGCGCGACGAACGACGCCTCGGGCCCCGCACCGCCCTCGAAGCGGCCGATGCCCAAGCGCCGGCCATTGCGTAAGGCGGCCGGCGTCAAGCGAAAGCGGCCGGGCGACGAGGCATGA